In Haemorhous mexicanus isolate bHaeMex1 chromosome 6, bHaeMex1.pri, whole genome shotgun sequence, a single window of DNA contains:
- the ZNF106 gene encoding zinc finger protein 106 isoform X1 encodes MVQQRKCALCHIVYNSKKEMEEHKRSMLHHRELENLKGRDSSHECRVCRVTLVGLSAYAKHISSQLHKDNVNAHDRKEEEKEEAEEEDLDKELIQLIKQKKERNRQTEPSCANQELECDDRRSQRRREERAAYKEREAYDQSSWHHHNASQRDWKWEKDDYVSPRQGKFSHSQRNLNINRHSGGAKGRSGWHQNVSGNPSNRHNYGNSGNAWHPSGRRGGASNWHHGARERNSTWHSEEMGHFSSWNSKSYGGNWKPSPHGANGWNFGSSGDSYTSEPSKYSQERSEWQRPEKGNVLPHRNQRSRGDRLDFTSDELAAGGVLEFRTLKQPESKTSRASGKSVSPSRDKIYRWTPYPSQKTAEQQPRSEDNVSKTSDKMGSVLIPLTDSSVKGETCEANVSLSKLKNHEASSPSDGTLDHLDSCKVINDPSSGEKPDRDDGRSSRMPSLKSPLLNITDMKLSLIKQDANCLLKNVRLLLSSTSGEEQNHLNAVNLETNSFSSYPSKLHGACVGNLQDNKDVLGSSLGEPINNLSEAEQNPKGVQSNHSLQNAPLSSCKDTSDQNREETGKALPKKEFRLDSLEDVSGDDLMGSEKSEAKVEKLDSSLPCDTPEGKTTTSEREADKKPSHSSIASAELKNFTFRIEPTVSSSSSQDNLHEDLKTSQDREGNEECVKSRDQFEIEGFENPSDNELQKGGSQSVGLLLPDLSKLGLPASLQRDLTRHISLKSKVGTHLPEPNLNNARRIRNVNCLRRSETEKESGLKPTLRQILSASRRNVNWDQVIQQVTKKKQELGKGLPRFGIEMVPLVQNEQEGLELSEESDPTALEGFQWDGISLVSGSARKRSFSESSVIADRNPSAYSFFSEQAKIKESGQRQVIAASHPHHITSGYEASTDIEADQKEGTPSLALSPFVSGRTEASRRSHSLQATSEITGHTEQDQESPEKRTPLLEKQNVLDISEENRPASNSASLFAVSNNIDAATDSSCTSGTEQNDSQGIGKKRRATGEGSSPEIPSLERNNKRRKIKGKKERSQVDQLLAISLREEELSRSLQNVDSSLLQARAALRAAYVEVQRFLVLKQQITMEMSTLRSQRIQILQGLQETYEPSELSEQLSCSALTERRDSKSQMAADSIPSGSLLPVLDTLSSSVPPRGTAVPVTMPSPFQSSGSTPSNTPDSSVQVKREPVSPKGTEPNVNSVLQSSPCPPQTEEVEQNDEETNQKTSVYPVITAAISLAGLAACFQHTDQDVHEPAADKGQSELPENSSPHSVSVFSKREANDAAAERFLLDQCSTSLSKHSVLLEVPMDKTPKLSAELSEQHLAMAAVPAEKGNRRRRKLRKKKTLRAAHVPDNSDTEQDMIDFKPVRKVKGGKVPKGEKVTPPREEGGVTAQAARNKDENDSDASLELVEVPAPQCEVVDVGSSASGDEKPDSPSKRDSCNSVDQAVLEASCSGYDEVSSTSEIDTNNRNDGKKSVAETQTSISFLRGSKNSSEVSSEPGEDEEPTEGTFEGHVAAVNAIQIFGNLLYTCSADKTVCAYNLVSRKCVAIFEGHTSKVNCLLVTQTNGKNAALYTGSSDHTINCYNIKTKECMEQFKLEDRVLCLHSRWRILYAGLANGTVVTFSIKNNKQVDTFECHGPRAVSCLATAQEGARKLLVVGSYDCTISVRDARNGLLLRTLEGHSKTILCMKVVNDLVFSGSSDQSVHAHNIHTGELVRIYKGHNHAVTVVNILGKVMVTACLDKFVRVYELQSHDRLQVYGGHTDMIMCMTIHKSMIYTGCYDGSVRAVRLNLMQNYRCWWHGCSLIFGVVDHLKQHLLTDHTNPNFQTLKCRWKNCDAFFTSRKGSKQDAVGHIERHAEDDSRIDS; translated from the exons ATGGTTCAGCAACGAAAATGTGCATTATGTCACATTGTGTACAACTCAAAAAAG GAGATGGAAGAACACAAGAGAAGTATGCTTCACCACAGAGAACTGGAAAACCTGAAGGGAAG GGATAGCAGCCATGAATGCCGGGTGTGCAGGGTGACGCTGGTGGGTTTGTCAGCATATGCCAAGCACATCTCCAGTCAGCTGCACAAAGACAACGTTAATGCCCATGacagaaaagaggaagagaaagaagaggcaGAAGAAGAAGACCTTGACAAAGAACTCATTCAACTAATCAAGCAAAAGAAGGAACGGAACCG GCAAACTGAACCAAGTTGTGCAAACCAAGAATTAGAATGTGATGATAGGAGATCACAGAGAAGGCGAGAAGAAAGAGCTGCTTACAAAGAAAGAGAAGCTTATGATCAGTCGTCGTGGCATCATCACAATGCATCACAAAGGGactggaaatgggaaaaggatGATTATGTTAGTCCTAGACAAGGCAAATTTTCACACTCTCAGAGGAATCTTAATATAAACAGACATTCAGGTGGTGCAAAGGGGCGCTCTGGGTGGCACCAGAATGTTTCAGGAAACCCTTCAAATCGACATAACTATGGGAATTCTGGAAATGCTTGGCATCCAAGTGGGCGGAGAGGAGGAGCATCAAATTGGCATCATGGTGCTAGGGAAAGAAATTCTACTTGGCACTCAGAAGAAATGGGTCATTTTTCTAGCTGGAATTCCAAGAGTTATGGAGGAAACTGGAAACCAAGTCCTCATGGTGCAAATGGCTGGAATTTTGGAAGCTCAGGTGATTCATATACATCAGAGCCAAGTAAATACAGTCAGGAACGGTCTGAGTGGCAGCGGCCAGAGAAAGGCAATGTTTTGCCACATAGAAATCAGAGAAGTAGGGGTGACCGTCTGGATTTTACTAGTGATGAGCTTGCTGCTGGGGGGGTGTTGGAATTTCGTACACTGAAACAACCAGAAAGCAAAACTTCACGAGCCAGTGGAAAAAGTGTCAGTCCTTCCAGAGATAAAATATATCGCTGGACTCCCTACCCATCCCAGaaaactgcagagcagcaaCCACGGTCTGAAGATAATGTTTCAAAAACTTCAGATAAAATGGGTTCTGTACTTATACCTCTTACTGATTCATCAGTGAAAGGAGAAACTTGTGAAGCCAATGTTAGCCTTTCAAAACTTAAAAACCATGAAGCATCTTCCCCTTCTGATGGAACTTTGGATCACCTTGATTCTTGCAAGGTTATAAACGACCCTTCCAGTGGTGAAAAGCCTGACAGAGATGATGGCAGAAGTAGTAGGATGCCATCACTGAAATCCCCTCTTCTCAATATCACAGATATGAAATTATCCTTGATAAAGCAAGATGCAAACTGTCTCTTAAAAAATGTCAGGCTTCTGTTATCATCAACTAGTGGTGAAGAGCAGAATCATTTGAATGCGGTGAACTTGGAAACAAACAGTTTCTCCTCTTATCCATCAAAGCTGCATGGTGCTTGTGTTGGTAACTTACAAGACAACAAAGATGTGCTTGGTAGCAGTCTTGGAGAGCCTATTAATAACTTAAGTGAAGCAGAACAAAATCCCAAAGGTGTTCAGTCCAACCATTCCTTGCAAAATGCTCCCTTAAGCTCTTGCAAAGATACAAGTGACCAGAATAGGGAGGAAACTGGGAAAGCATTGCCAAAGAAGGAGTTCAGACTAGATTCATTAGAAGATGTGAGTGGTGATGATTTAATGGGAAGTGAGAAGTCAGAAGCAAAAGTTGAAAAGTTGGATTCTTCTTTACCCTGTGACACTCCTGAAGGTAAAACTACCACCTCTGAAAGGGAAGCTGATAAAAAGCCATCTCATTCAAGTATTGCTTCTGCTGAGCtaaaaaattttacatttcGGATAGAACCCACAGTTTCTTCATCAAGCAGTCAGGACAATTTGCATGAGGATTTGAAAACCTCACaggacagggaagggaatgaAGAGTGTGTCAAGTCACGTGATCAATTTGAAATTGAAGGTTTTGAAAATCCTTCAGATAATGAGCTTCAAAAAGGAGGAAGCCAGTCAGTAGGCCTCCTTCTTCCAGATTTAAGCAAGCTTGGCCTGCCTGCTTCTCTGCAAAGAGACCTGACACGGCACATCAGTCTGAAGAGCAAAGTCGGGACACATCTTCCAGAGCCCAATCTCAATAACGCACGTCGCATTCGGAATGTGAATTGCCTTCGTAGGAGTGAGACAGAGAAGGAGTCGGGGCTTAAACCTACTCTCAGGCAGATTCTTAGTGCTTCCCGGCGAAATGTTAACTGGGATCAGGTCATCCAGCAGGTAACCAAGAAGAAACAGGAACTTGGCAAAGGTTTACCAAG GTTTGGCATAGAAATGGTGCCTCTTGTTCAAAATGAGCAAGAGGGTCTAGAACTCAGTGAAGAATCTGATCCGACTGCTCTAGAAGGATTCCAGTGGGATGGGATTTCCTTAGTGTCTGGCTCAGCCAGAAAACGTAGCTTTTCTGAAAGCAGTGTCATAGCAGACAGAAATCCTTCTGCTTATAGCTTTTTCAGTGAACAAGCCAAAATTAAAGAAAGTGGGCAAAGGCAAGTAATTGCAGCCAGCCACCCACATCATATAACATCTGGATATGAGGCAAGCACTGACATTGAGGCTGATCAGAAAGAGGGGACACCATCTCTTGCTTTGTCACCTTTTGTATCTGGAAGAACTGAGGCTAGCAGAAGAAGTCACAGTCTACAGGCCACCTCAGAGATCACAGGCCACACAGAACAAGACCAGGAGAGCCCTGAGAAGAGGACACCTcttcttgaaaaacaaaatgtattaGACATCTCAGAAGAAAATCGTCCAGCTTCAAATAGTGCTTCACTTTTTGCAGTGTCTAATAACATAGATGCAGCTACAGACAGTAGCTGCACATCTGGGACTGAACAGAATGACAGCCAAGGAATTGGAAAGAAACGAAGGGCAACTGGA GAGGGATCTTCTCCTGAAATCCCTAGTctggaaagaaataataaaagaagaaaaatcaaaggtAAAAAAG aacGTTCTCAGGTAGACCAGTTGTTGGCTATTTCTCTGAGGGAAGAAGAGTTAAGCAGGTCCCTGCAGAATGTGGACAGCAGCCTCTTGCAGGCAAGGGCTGCCCTGAGGGCTGCCTACGTTGAGGTTCAACGGTTCCTTGTGTTAAAGCAACAG ATAACTATGGAAATGAGTACACTGAGAAGTCAGAGAATCCAGATCTTGCAGGGGCTACAAG AAACATATGAACCTTCTGAACTCTCAGAGCAACTTTCCTGCAGTGCCCTAACTGAGAGACGAGACAGCAAATCTCAGATGGCAGCTGACTCAATTCCTTCAGGCTCTCTCCTGCCCGTTTTGGACACTTTGTCTTCCTCTGTACCTCCTCGAGGAACTGCTGTTCCTGTAACCATGCCATCACCATTCCAGTCTTCTGGCAGTACACCTTCCAATACTCCTGACTCCTCAGTGCAAGTTAAACGAGAACCTGTGTCTCCAAAAGGCACAGAACCAAATGTGAATTCTGTACTCCAGAGCTCTCCATGTCCTCCGCAAACAGAAGAGGTGGAACAGAATGATG AAGAGACCAACCAGAAAACTTCAGTGTATCCGGTTATCACTGCAGCCATATCCctagcagggctggcagcctgtTTCCAACACACTGATCAAGATGTCCACGAGCCTGCTGCAGACAAGGGACAGTCTGAACTTCCTGAGAACTCTTCTCCTCATTCAGTGTCTGTTTTCAGCAAGAGAGAAGCAAATGATGCAGCTGCTGAAAGATTTTTACTGGATCAGTGTAGCACTTCTCTTTCAAAGCATTCGGTCCTTCTAGAAGTGCCAATGGATAAAACTCCCAAACTGTCAGCAGAACTGTCTGAGCAACACTTGGCAATGGCTGCAGTCCCAGCAGAGAAAGGGAATAGAAGGAGGAGAAAGttaaggaagaagaaaactctGAGGGCAGCCCATGTGCCGGACAACAGCGATACAGAGCAGGATATGATTGACTTCAAGCCTGTTCGGAAAGTCAAGGGTGGAAAGGTTCCTAAAGGAGAAAAAGTTACTCCTCCAAGAGAGGAGGGTGGAGTTACTGCTCAAGCAGCAAGAAACAAGGATGAGAATGACAGTGATGCTTCTCTGGAACTAGTGGAagttccagcccctcagtgtgaGGTGGTTGATGTTGGTTCATCAGCATCAGGAGATGAGAAACCAGACAGTCCATCAAAGAGGGATTCATGCAACTCTGTGGATCAAGCAGTCCTAGAGGCATCTTGTTCTGGGTATGATGAAGTGAGCTCCACCAGTGAGATTGACACAAATAATAGGaatgatgggaaaaaaag TGTGGCTGAGACACAGACTTCCATATCATTCCTAAGAGGATCAAAGAACTCCTCAG AAGTGTCTTCGGAGCCAGGTGAGGATGAAGAACCTACTGAGGGAACCTTTGAGGGACACGTGGCTGCAGTGAATGCTATtcagatttttgggaatttgttGTATACCTGCTCAGCAGACAAAACAGTTTGTGCCTACAATCTCGTT AGCAGGAAGTGTGTGGCCATCTTTGAAGGACATACTTCAAAAGTGAACTGCCTTCTGGTCACTCAGACAAATGGGAAGAATGCTGCCCTCTACACTGGCTCAAGTGACCACACTATCAACTGTTACAATATCAAG ACCAAAGAGTGCATGGAACAGTTTAAATTGGAAGATCGAGTGCTCTGTTTACACAGTAGATGGCGGATCCTTTATGCAGGTCTTGCAAATGGCACAGTGGTTACTTTCAGCATAAAG AATAATAAACAGGTTGATACTTTTGAATGCCATGGCCCTAGAGCAGTGAGCTGTTTAGCCACAGCTCAGGAAGGAGCACGCAAATTGTTGGTAGTGGGCTCCTATGACTGCACCATCAGCGTGCGAGATGCGCGGAACGGGCTGCTTCTCAGAACCCTGGAAGGTCACAGCAAGACTATTCTCTGCATGAAG gtTGTGAATGATCTGGTGTTCAGTGGCTCCAGCGATCAGTCTGTCCATGCCCACAACATTCAT ACTGGAGAGCTGGTACGGATCTATAAGGGCCATAACCATGCAGTAACGGTTGTGAACATTCTTGGGAAAGTCATGGTGACAGCATGTCTGGATAAATTTGTTCGTGTTTATGAACTACAG TCACACGACCGCTTGCAAGTCTATGGAGGCCACACAGATATGATCATGTGTATGACCATCCATAAGAGCATG ATTTACACCGGATGCTATGATGGCAGTGTCAGAGCTGTGAGGCTTAATCTGATGCAAAATTATAGATGCTGG tggCATGGATGTTCACTGATCTTTGGAGTTGTGGACCATCTGAAACAACACCTGCTAACTGACCACACAAATCCAAATTTTCAGACCCTGAAATGTCGTTGGAAGAACTGTGATGCTTTCTTTACTTCCAGGAAAGGTTCCAAGCAG GATGCTGTAGGACACATTGAAAGACATGCTGAGGATGACAGCAGGATTGACTCATGA